GGTGGATGCCGCCTATAACGCCATCGCCCGCGCGACCCATCGCACCATTAATATCAGCAGCTACAAGCTCGGAGCCAAGGGCGAGGGGCAAAATGCCCTGGGTCAGGTAGACATTACCGCCCGCTATGATGACCGTAACTTCCATGGTGTGGGTTTGGCCACCGACGTGGTTGAGGCCTCGGCACAGGCGCTGGTGCATGTCATGAATCTGACCTGGCGCGCCGACAAGGTGGCCTATTGTAAACAGCAGATGCAGCAAACCCGTGAGCTCGGCGGCGTGTAATGCCGTGTTTTTATGGCTTCATCCAACTATTAGCGAATTTAATTTAAAAAGTGTGTCAGGGAGTAGAGCAAAGCATGAGTTATCAGATAGCCGTATTGGCCGGTGACGGCATTGGCCCCGAAGTGATGGCAGAAGCGCGTAAGGTGCTGGCCGCAGTTGAGGCACGCTTCGACCTTAATATCGAATACAGCGAATACGATGTGGGCGGCATTGCCATCGACAATCATGGCTGTCCGCTGCCGGATGCCACCCTCAAGGGCTGTGAAGCGGCCGATGCCATCCTGTTCGGCTCTGTGGGCGGCCCCAAGTGGGAACATCTGCCACCCAATGAGCAGCCAGAGCGTGGCGCGCTGTTGCCTCTGCGTGGTCACTTCGAGCTTTTCTGTAACCTGCGCCCGGCCAGGCTGCACACCGGTCTTGAACATATGTCGCCCCTGCGCGCCGATATCTCAGCCCAAGGCTTTGACGTGCTCTGTGTGCGTGAGCTCACCGGCGGCATCTACTTTGGTAAGCCAAAAGGCCGTCAGGGCGAGGGCGAAGACGAAGAAGCCTTCGACACCATGCGTTACAGCCGCCGCGAAATCCGCCGCATCGCCAAAATTGCCTTCGAGGCCGCCCGTGGTCGTCGCGGCAAGGTGACCTCAGTGGATAAGGCAAACGTGCTGGCCTGCTCAGTGCTGTGGCGCGAGGTGGTGGAAGAGGTAGCCAAAGACTTCCCCGATGTGACGCTGGAGCACATCTATATCGATAACGCCACCATGCAGCTGCTGCGTCGTCCGTTCGATTTCGACGTGATGCTGTGCTCGAATTTGTTTGGTGACATCCTGTCGGATGAAATCGCCATGCTCACCGGCTCCATGGGCCTGCTGTCTTCTGCCTCCATGAATGGCTCAGGCTTTGGCCTGTATGAGCCCGCCGGTGGCAGTGCGCCGGATATCGCCGGCAAAGGCATCGCCAACCCGATTGCGCAAATACTCTCTGCCGCGCTGATGCTGCGTCACAGCCTCAAGCAGGAAGAAGCCGCCGCCTGTATCGAACGCGCCGTGGGTGCCGCTTTGGAAGCGGGCTTCTTAACCGGCGAGCTGCTGTCTGCGGACCAGCGTCACAACGCCAAATCAACCAAAGAAATGGGCGACTTTATCGCCAAGGCAATCCGGGAAGGTGTGTGATGGGAAAGACTCTGTATGAAAAAGTGTGGGACGCCCACCTGGTGGCCGAGCCTGCCGGTGAAGCGCCCATTATCTATGTCGACCGCCATCTGGTGCACGAGGTCACTTCGCCTCAGGCCTTCAGTGGCCTGAAGATGGCCGGCCGCAAGCTGCGGGCGGTGGAAAAAACCTTCGCCACCATGGATCACAACACCTCTACCAAGAGCGCCAGCCTGACAGCGTTAAGCCCCATGGCCCGCACTCAGGTTGAGACCCTGGCCGACAATTGCCGCGACTTCAATGTGCGCCTGTACGATATTCACCACCCCAATCAGGGTATTGTGCATGTGATGGGGCCTGAGCTTGGTATTACCCTGCCGGGCACTGTGATTGTGTGCGGCGATTCCCACACCGCCACCCACGGCGCCTTCGGTGCGCTGGCCTTCGGTATTGGCACCTCGGAAGTGGAGCACGTACTGGCCACCCAGAGCCTGCGTCAGAACAAGGCCAAGACCATGAAAATCGAGGTGCGCGGCAAGGTGGCTGAAGGCATCACCGCCAAGGACATAGTGCTGGCCATTATCGGCAAAATCGGCATGGATGGCGGCACCGGCTATGTGGTGGAATTTTGCGGTGAGGCCATTCGTGACCTCTCCATGGAAGGGCGCATGACGGTGTGCAATATGGCCATCGAAATGGGTGCCAAGGCCGGTATGGTGGCCCCGGATGAAACCACCTTTGCCTACCTCGAAGGCCGTGAGTTTGCCCCCAAGGGCGATGCCTGGCAGCAGGCCCTGGCCGACTGGCGTGAGCTGCACACAGATGCCGATGCCGTGTTCGATGCCGAAGTGGTATTGGATGCCGCCTCCATTGCGCCGCAGCTGACCTGGGGTACAAATCCGGGCCAGGTCGTCGCCATCGATGGCGTGGTGCCAAACCCTGCCGATGAAACCAATCCCGTGGTGCGTACCGGCATGGAAAAGGCGCTGGCCTACGTAGACCTGACGCCGGGCACCCCTATGACCGATATCGCCATCAACAAGGTGTTTATCGGCTCCTGCACCAACTCCCGTATTGAAGACTTGCGTGCTGCCGCTGCTCAGGCCAGGGGCCGTAAGGTCGCCAGTGGCGTAACCGCCATCGTGGTGCCGGGTTCAGGCCAGGTAAAACTGCAGGCCGAGGCCGAGGGGCTGGACAAAATCTTCCTCGAGGCGGGCTTTGAGTGGCGTCTGCCGGGCTGCTCCATGTGTCTTGCCATGAACGACGACAGGCTGGAAGCGGGCGATCGCTGCGCTTCCACCAGTAACCGCAACTTTGAAGGACGCCAGGGGCGCGGCAGCCGCACTCACTTGGTGAGCCCTGCCATGGCCGCTGCGGCCGCGGTTGCCGGTCACTTTGTCGATATTCGTGTTCACAGACCCCTGGAGGATTAATCATGCAGGCTTTTACTACCCACACGGGGCTGGCGGTGGCCATCGATTCGGCCAACATCGACACGGATCAGATCATCCCCAAGCAGTTCCTGTCCAAGGTGACCAAGGACGGCTTTGGTATTCATCTGTTCCACGACTGGCGTTATCTGGATGACGCCGGCGATACCCAAAACCCCGAGTTCAACCTCAACAAGCCAAGGTACAAGGGCGCCACTATTTTGCTGGCACAGGAAAACTTTGGCTGCGGTTCCAGCCGCGAGCACGCCCCCTGGGCACTGGCAGACTTTGGCCTGCGCGCCATCATTGCGCCCACCTTTGCCGACATCTTTTATGGCAACGCCATCAACAACGGCCTGTTGCCGGTTCGCTTGCCGCAAGCGGCTGTGCGTCAACTGATGGACGAGGTGGAAGCCAATGAAGGCGCCGAGGTGACTGTGGATCTGGAAAACCTCAAGGTGGTATCGCCATCGGGTGCCGAGTTCGGCTTTACCCTGGCCGAGTCTGCCCGCCAGAATCTGCTCAAGGGCCTGGATGCCATAGGTCTGACCCTGGCCCACGAAGCTGCCATCAGCGACTACGAGTCACGTATTCCAGCCTGGCGTCGCTGAACCGCCAGCTGACAGATTTCGGCGTACAGCTGTAGCAGTCGTTTGGATATACGGCCATTTGCAACCATAGAGGGTTACAAATGGCCGTTTTTTATTGCGGTGAATCATGTTCAAGTTGTTGATTTAGAATGGTTTAGCTCTCTGCTTGATCTGGTCTTGGTTTGCGGAACTAAAATGGACAGTGATTTATGCTGTAAACGGGTGTTGTTTTTAGCTTACGACTGTTTCTTTCTATTTTTAATAGAAAATCAAATAAAAACAGTGCATTAATTTTTATTTTTCGTTGATGTTTATTCTGTATTGCGAACGCTATTGTGTTTTTGTGTGCGGTTTTTCTGTTTAAAGCTGTGATCCAGGTCATTTTCTCACTCCACTTCTTTGCTTGTTGTAGTTGAATTCGCTGTTTTGCGGCTTTTGGTTGCAAAGATCTTCTGTATGAATACACTGCCATGCACTTGTTTCGAGTGAATGCTCTATTTGCCGAACGAAAAATCAATAACATCAGCAGAGAATGATAATGAAAAAGAGTGTACTGACTTTTGCCGTATCAGCGGCTCTTATGGGGATTACGACTCAGGTTAACGCTGCCGGTTTCCAGCTGGCCGAATATTCTGCCACCGGTCTTGGCCGTGCCTTTGCCGGTGAAGCGGCGATGGCGGACAACGCCGCAGCTCAGGCCCGTAACCCTGCCATGCTGGCGTACCTGAGCGGTCGTCAGGTGTCTGGCGGTGGCATCTACGTGGCTACCGAAGTAGACGTGACAGGTGATGTGCATATTGCTTCTCCTGTACTGGGTCCTCAGGGCGTGACGCTGAATGCCGACGCCTATGACGTTGCCGACAGCGCCCTTATCCCTAACTTCTATTACTCAAGCCAAATCAACGACAACTGGACCTGGGGTCTGGCGGTGAACTCCAACTACGGTCTGGCCACCGAGCTGCCTGCCACTCACGCGGCCTCCTTGTTTGGCCATCACACCGAAATCACCACGGTTGAGTTCAACCCCAACATCGCTTATCGCCTGAACGATGCCGTAACCCTGGGCGCCGGTGTTCGCATTGTGTATGGTGACGGGAGCATTGGTGCCGCCACACCTTACTGGGTGGGTGCCATCAAGGCCAATCCTAACCTGCCACCACAAATTGCCGCGCGTCTGCCTGAGCCTGGTACTGTGCTCAAGACCATGGAAGGCGACGATGTGAGCTATGGCTGGCAAGTGGGTGGTAGCTGGCAGCCTTCTGAAAACCACAGATTCGGCCTGGCCTATCACAGCGGTGTAGAGCTGGAGCTGTCCGGCACAGCTGATGGTCTTATCTACACAGGTGGCCAGAACCTGGATATCGACGGTTATCTGCCATTGGAGCTGCCAGCCTTTGCCGAGCTCTCTTCCTTCCATCAGCTGAGTGACGATGTGGCGCTGCACGCCAGCGTTAACTGGACCCAGTGGAGCGTGTTCGACCGTCTGGTGGCATACTTCCCCGGCGAAACCAAGCCAGTGGGTGGCATCGAGTCAGATCTGGTGAAAGAAGAGAACTTCAAGGACAACTGGCGCGTTGCCGTAGGTTCTACCTGGAACGTGAACAAAGACTGGACCGTCCGCAGCGGCTTTGCAGTTGACCGCACTGCCGTGGATGATGAGTTCCGTACCACCACCATCCCTGACTCCGACCGTTTGTGGTTCAGCCTGGGTGCCGGTTACCGCGCCAGCGAAAACCTGACTGTGGATATGGCCATCACTTATATTCGTGCCCACGGTTTCGCGCCTATTGATGAACATCAGGACCTGGCCGGTCTGGCTCAGGTCAGCTTTAACGGTGAAGCCGGTGGCAGCGTGTGGCTGGCCGGTTTGCAGTTAAGCTATAAGATGTAATAGCGTGTTTGAAAAAAGCCCCGCCCGTGCGGGGCTTTTGCTTGCGCCAATATCTTGTATAGTGTTGCTTTTGTGACAGTGTGTTTACGCTGCATACAGGCCAATTCCGCAAAACAAGAGGTGTTCGATGAAACCCGCTTTCCTGCTCGCTGCTCTGCTTTCCATTCCTGCCGCTGCACAGGCTTCTCCCGAAGCCGTGGTGCGTGAGTTTCTGGCAGGGTTCAATCAACAGAATGTGGCTCAGATGCTGGCCCAAACAAACCAAGCCGTGTATTGGAACCATATCAAAGGCCAAAAGGTGGACACCAAGGCCGAGAGCCAGACTGAGTTTGGTGCGGCACTGCAGGACTATTTTGAATCTCTGCCCGGTGCGCATGCTGAAATACTGTCGCTGACCGTGTCCGGCAGCTACGTCAGTATTCTCGAGCAGGTCAGTTGGAACCTCGATGGTGAAATCAACAGTCAGTGCTCTATTGGTGTGTATGAGCTGGTGGGCGAGAAGATTTCGTCTATCTGGTATTACCCTGCCCATGGCTGTGAGCCCAGAGATGCTGTGATGGAAGACGCACCTGAAGTACTGACACAAGAATAAAAGGACTGCCCAGTGGACAAGCAATATGTGGTTGCGCTGGATCAGGGCACAACCAGCTCCCGCGCCATTGTTTTTGACAGGGATGCCAACCTGGTGGCAGTGTCGCAGCGCGAATTCACCCAAATTTACCCCAAGGGCGGCTGGGTTGAGCACGATCCCATGGAGCTCTGGGCCTCCCAGAGCTCGACTCTGATTGAAGTCCTGGCCCGGGCCGGTATTCACAGCGACGAAGTGGCTGCTATCGGTATCACCAATCAGCGTGAAACCACCATCATCTGGGATAAGCACACGGGTAAACCTGTGTGCAATGCCATTGTATGGCAGTGCCGCCGCAGCGCCGCCATTTGTGAAGCGCTTAAAGCGCAGGGTTTGGAGCCGCTGTTTCGCGATAAAACCGGCCTCCTGCTCGACCCTTATTTTTCCGGCACCAAAATCAAATGGATCCTCGACAATGTGCCCGGTGTGCGTGAGCGTGCCGACGCGGGTGAGCTGCTGTTT
This sequence is a window from Shewanella zhangzhouensis. Protein-coding genes within it:
- the leuB gene encoding 3-isopropylmalate dehydrogenase, translating into MSYQIAVLAGDGIGPEVMAEARKVLAAVEARFDLNIEYSEYDVGGIAIDNHGCPLPDATLKGCEAADAILFGSVGGPKWEHLPPNEQPERGALLPLRGHFELFCNLRPARLHTGLEHMSPLRADISAQGFDVLCVRELTGGIYFGKPKGRQGEGEDEEAFDTMRYSRREIRRIAKIAFEAARGRRGKVTSVDKANVLACSVLWREVVEEVAKDFPDVTLEHIYIDNATMQLLRRPFDFDVMLCSNLFGDILSDEIAMLTGSMGLLSSASMNGSGFGLYEPAGGSAPDIAGKGIANPIAQILSAALMLRHSLKQEEAAACIERAVGAALEAGFLTGELLSADQRHNAKSTKEMGDFIAKAIREGV
- the leuC gene encoding 3-isopropylmalate dehydratase large subunit is translated as MGKTLYEKVWDAHLVAEPAGEAPIIYVDRHLVHEVTSPQAFSGLKMAGRKLRAVEKTFATMDHNTSTKSASLTALSPMARTQVETLADNCRDFNVRLYDIHHPNQGIVHVMGPELGITLPGTVIVCGDSHTATHGAFGALAFGIGTSEVEHVLATQSLRQNKAKTMKIEVRGKVAEGITAKDIVLAIIGKIGMDGGTGYVVEFCGEAIRDLSMEGRMTVCNMAIEMGAKAGMVAPDETTFAYLEGREFAPKGDAWQQALADWRELHTDADAVFDAEVVLDAASIAPQLTWGTNPGQVVAIDGVVPNPADETNPVVRTGMEKALAYVDLTPGTPMTDIAINKVFIGSCTNSRIEDLRAAAAQARGRKVASGVTAIVVPGSGQVKLQAEAEGLDKIFLEAGFEWRLPGCSMCLAMNDDRLEAGDRCASTSNRNFEGRQGRGSRTHLVSPAMAAAAAVAGHFVDIRVHRPLED
- the leuD gene encoding 3-isopropylmalate dehydratase small subunit is translated as MQAFTTHTGLAVAIDSANIDTDQIIPKQFLSKVTKDGFGIHLFHDWRYLDDAGDTQNPEFNLNKPRYKGATILLAQENFGCGSSREHAPWALADFGLRAIIAPTFADIFYGNAINNGLLPVRLPQAAVRQLMDEVEANEGAEVTVDLENLKVVSPSGAEFGFTLAESARQNLLKGLDAIGLTLAHEAAISDYESRIPAWRR
- a CDS encoding outer membrane protein transport protein, yielding MKKSVLTFAVSAALMGITTQVNAAGFQLAEYSATGLGRAFAGEAAMADNAAAQARNPAMLAYLSGRQVSGGGIYVATEVDVTGDVHIASPVLGPQGVTLNADAYDVADSALIPNFYYSSQINDNWTWGLAVNSNYGLATELPATHAASLFGHHTEITTVEFNPNIAYRLNDAVTLGAGVRIVYGDGSIGAATPYWVGAIKANPNLPPQIAARLPEPGTVLKTMEGDDVSYGWQVGGSWQPSENHRFGLAYHSGVELELSGTADGLIYTGGQNLDIDGYLPLELPAFAELSSFHQLSDDVALHASVNWTQWSVFDRLVAYFPGETKPVGGIESDLVKEENFKDNWRVAVGSTWNVNKDWTVRSGFAVDRTAVDDEFRTTTIPDSDRLWFSLGAGYRASENLTVDMAITYIRAHGFAPIDEHQDLAGLAQVSFNGEAGGSVWLAGLQLSYKM
- a CDS encoding nuclear transport factor 2 family protein; the encoded protein is MKPAFLLAALLSIPAAAQASPEAVVREFLAGFNQQNVAQMLAQTNQAVYWNHIKGQKVDTKAESQTEFGAALQDYFESLPGAHAEILSLTVSGSYVSILEQVSWNLDGEINSQCSIGVYELVGEKISSIWYYPAHGCEPRDAVMEDAPEVLTQE